The Papaver somniferum cultivar HN1 chromosome 3, ASM357369v1, whole genome shotgun sequence genome includes a region encoding these proteins:
- the LOC113356394 gene encoding mediator of RNA polymerase II transcription subunit 7a-like isoform X2: protein MATATYPPPPPYYRLYKDYIQDPKSAPEPPPPIEGNYILYGATYTTDDVLPSLEDQGVRQLYPEGLNVDFKKELRSLNRELQLHILELADVLVERPSQYARRVEDISLIFKNMHHLLNSLRPHQARATLIHILELQIQRRREAVEDIKRRREEAHKLLKESLGCLDGH, encoded by the exons ATGGCTACAGCAACATACCCACCTCCACCACCATATTACAGGCTCTACAAGGATTACATTCAAGACCCGAAATCTGCTCCAGAGCCTCCCCCGCCGATTGAAGGGAACTACATCTTGTATGGCGCAACATACACT ACGGATGATGTGCTTCCAAGCTTAGAAGACCAAGGAGTCCGTCAGTTGTATCCGGAAGGGCTGAATGTTG ACTTCAAGAAGGAACTGAGATCACTGAATAGAGAATTACAGCTACACATTTTGGAGCTTGCAGATGTTCTTGTTGAGAGGCCATCGCAGTATGCAAGGAGAGTCGAGGACATATCTCTTATATTTAAAAACATGCACCATCTTCTAAATTCTTTGCGCCCCCATCAG GCCAGAGCAACGCTAATTCACATACTAGAACTTCAGATACAACGGCGGAGAGAAGCTGTTGAAGATATAAAGAG aagaagagaagaggcaCATAAACTTCTGAAGGAGTCACTCGGATGCTTAGATGGTCACTAG
- the LOC113356394 gene encoding mediator of RNA polymerase II transcription subunit 7a-like isoform X1, translated as MHLLVIAPLHHLGLLFTVARTEKEMATATYPPPPPYYRLYKDYIQDPKSAPEPPPPIEGNYILYGATYTTDDVLPSLEDQGVRQLYPEGLNVDFKKELRSLNRELQLHILELADVLVERPSQYARRVEDISLIFKNMHHLLNSLRPHQARATLIHILELQIQRRREAVEDIKRRREEAHKLLKESLGCLDGH; from the exons ATGCATCTTCTGGTTATTGCCCCATTACATCATCTTGG ATTACTGTTTACAGTTGCAAGAACTGAGAAAGAAATGGCTACAGCAACATACCCACCTCCACCACCATATTACAGGCTCTACAAGGATTACATTCAAGACCCGAAATCTGCTCCAGAGCCTCCCCCGCCGATTGAAGGGAACTACATCTTGTATGGCGCAACATACACT ACGGATGATGTGCTTCCAAGCTTAGAAGACCAAGGAGTCCGTCAGTTGTATCCGGAAGGGCTGAATGTTG ACTTCAAGAAGGAACTGAGATCACTGAATAGAGAATTACAGCTACACATTTTGGAGCTTGCAGATGTTCTTGTTGAGAGGCCATCGCAGTATGCAAGGAGAGTCGAGGACATATCTCTTATATTTAAAAACATGCACCATCTTCTAAATTCTTTGCGCCCCCATCAG GCCAGAGCAACGCTAATTCACATACTAGAACTTCAGATACAACGGCGGAGAGAAGCTGTTGAAGATATAAAGAG aagaagagaagaggcaCATAAACTTCTGAAGGAGTCACTCGGATGCTTAGATGGTCACTAG